Genomic segment of Planctomycetota bacterium:
GCTTACCGGCAACAGGTTAAAACTCTGGAAGATAAATCCGATTTTCTTGTTCCTGATATGCGAAAGCTCGTCATCATTCAATTTATCGACTTCTGTGCCATCAAGGAAATATGTTCCGCCGGTGGGCTTATCCAGGCAGCCGATGATATTCATGAGAGTTGACTTGCCCATGCCCGATGGCGCCATAATGGCGACGAATTCGCCTTTCTTGATTTCCAGGCTCACACCTTTAAGAACATTCACCTCAAGACTGTTATCTTTTTTATAAGCCTTGGTGATATTCTTTAATTCAATCATATTAAAATCTCCTTTAACCTATTGGCTATCCGAAAGGCCCGTCTCTCCGATTATTACCGTTTCCCCCTCGGCTACGCCTTCAAGGATTTCCGTGAAGTTGCTGTCTTTCCATCCGGTCTTTACGGCTTTCCTGATCGGTTTATCGCCTTGAAGGATATAAACCACTTTCTGTTCAGATTCGCGCTTAACGGATTTATTGGGAACGCTTAAAACATTATCCCGATTACCTGCCGATATAATTACTGAAGCGGTCATATCCGGCTTGAGCAGGCCTTCGGTGTTTGTAATAGCGATTACGACATCATAATACACGACGTTTTGCTGGATGATAGCTTTGGGGTATATGGCGATAACCTTGCCGGAAAAGTCCTTATCAGGGTAGGCATCGACGGTAAAGGTAGCGGTCTGGCTGATGGCCACTCTGCCGATATCGGTTTCATCCACAAAGGTATCAACCTGCAATCTGGACAGGTCAATAATCGTAACGAAAGTGGGCGCGTTTAAGCCTGCGGCGACGGTTTCGCCTTCCTGGGTAGAGACAGAGGCGATAATGCCAGAAATCGGGGCGATAATCGTGGCATAGGACAGCTGGGTTTCGTTGTATTTAATCGTTTCTTTAATCAAATTCACCTGGGCTTGCGTTGCTTTGCAGTCCCTTTCCGCCACGTCAACATCCTCTTTTGAAACAAGGTCTCGTTTATAAAGAGACTGTATTCTCTGGAGCTTTTTCTGCATAAGCTCCAGATTCGCCTCAGACACCTGCAGGTTCATCTTGGCTTCGTTAACTTTTGCGGTTAAATCGTCCTGCTCCAGCTTGGCGATGACTTGCCCTTTTTCTATTTTATCGCCAATGTTGGCGTAAAGATGCTCGACCTTTCCCGAAAGCCGCGCGCCCACTTTAACTTCAGCGCCGACCATGGGCT
This window contains:
- a CDS encoding efflux RND transporter periplasmic adaptor subunit encodes the protein MKKILAAFIGIVLIGTIIVAVVLSSEKQNGKSSFETAIVKKRNINSSILATGSIKPMVGAEVKVGARLSGKVEHLYANIGDKIEKGQVIAKLEQDDLTAKVNEAKMNLQVSEANLELMQKKLQRIQSLYKRDLVSKEDVDVAERDCKATQAQVNLIKETIKYNETQLSYATIIAPISGIIASVSTQEGETVAAGLNAPTFVTIIDLSRLQVDTFVDETDIGRVAISQTATFTVDAYPDKDFSGKVIAIYPKAIIQQNVVYYDVVIAITNTEGLLKPDMTASVIISAGNRDNVLSVPNKSVKRESEQKVVYILQGDKPIRKAVKTGWKDSNFTEILEGVAEGETVIIGETGLSDSQ